tagccgtgtcagtctccattgtgtttgaagtgcgattgcgaactgcttgttgctttgtttacacacccacgtgtgtTTAGCGACGCGACGACGCGGAAAaatgtcgtcgacgatattttgaagtcgacgcCGTCACTAatattattaacgcgttaacttgacagccctaatatatatatttttttttcccCCGGTGTACTTCTATTGCCTACTACTAAAATACAAATTATATTAAAATGGCAGACTGCAACTGCGCAAACAGATGTACAGCagttaatacacacacactatagAGAAATACCTCAGTATTGAACCAGCATGCAAACAAATTGACCAGCAttttctctcatctgcacctgAGAGTTCATGCTGGTGTCTATCTGCTGGGCCAGAGACTTTCTGTTGCAGAGGATCGTCGGCAGGgttatttttaaattaaatgatgGATGTATCTGTTTCTCATTTGTGTGTTTCAAACCGAGGGGGCTTACAAGTGCAAGTGAAATAAATATGAAATCATTGTCAGGTTTGAACatatatttgttttctttaCCGTGTTGCTGattgtatttagtattgtttccACTATATTCTCAATGATTATACTTCACTTCACTTGTGAGTGAATATTtgcatgttttgtcttttttaagAATAATGAATCATAACGAAAAAAACTATTTGGTGAAATAAGCATGTAACCCCGCCCATTATGGAAGTGGAATCAAGAAGGGAGAGCTGTGTGTGAGCAGGTCTTACCTCCCCCACATACTCCATGATGAAGGTGTTCTTCTTGATGTGCTGCAGCGTGCGCACCCCCCACCCCCGGCCGTTCTCCGTCTTAAAGATGCACAGGTCAACCTGGATGCCCTTCTGCACTATTCTGTTGGGAcactcagagctgcagctgcattGGAGTTACACTCGTATATGGGCTGTCCCGGCCGGATCCGGACCAGGCCCTTGTCATTGTAGGCCATGCGGTGCAGCGAGGCCCCGGGGCAGCAGCCGTTTATTGGTTCCTCCAAACAGTTTTTACACTCGCAGCCCACCGCCATCTCATCTAACACAATCCCTTGGCCTACTTTGTAGTTGTTGATGTAGGTGAAGTTCTTTGGAGGGGCCTCAAGGTCCACTTCGTTTGCAACAAAAATGCGGCCCGGGTGGTTGCGAGTCTGGTTCAGATGGGCCTCCCAGCGCTTCAGACTCTGACGGAGCTTGGCTTTTTGGACCAGGAAGGAGGAAATGTCCTTATCCAGTTTTTTTGGGGGTGTAGCGTCTCTTGTGGCGCCTCAGCTGCTGATCCAGGTCCAGGTGGAACTGCTTTATCAGTTTGTGGCATTTAAGGTTCCTCTTGGGTTCCCAGCTGTTATCCGACTCCGGGAAGCCCTTCCACTTCAACAGGTAGAACTCCTCCTGCTGAAACACAAAGCACTTTTAAAAAGGGGCAAAGATTTCCGCAAAGATGTCTGATGTACGCAGCCCAAAAACAGAATGCCAGGTATGTGCTTAGATGTCTCATAataatttgtgtgaacataaaaataatttgtgtgtaaatatgtgatgtgtaaatgtaaaacaccatccacatATGCATTTAAAGGATTTGCAAACTCATAAATAAATGTGCAAATGTAAAACGGAATCTGCAATACGCATAATATTtttacaaacaaaaaaaagatctttgaatatctctttaacatttacaactttcgatcatgGATTTGTGAAActaggccgattaataagatgtgaagtgctttgtaactttgacccgcttgactgaatacacaaaaaacaatgaagaaagttgaaccaataaactaacacaaactaactgcaTCACTGCAAAAGAACAgcgcattaaaggtggggtaggtaattttggaggaaccagctcgagtgcgctagcatttgaaaatacacagccggaaaaaatctgccacttccttacagagcccctcctccaacacacgaacgcacacatgaccaataggcgcgttcacaccgcagtacttttcccacttagttccgatatagttccgaaatgttgcgttcacaccaaaaagagccggaactaaagtTAGTTCATGAACCTTTTCACCaacttttcagtccctgctagagagcagggacttccgtgggagaaaaaggttcctatttctgattggctgggcggatttaaaccacgccccgtaaaactcccacaagttttgtgaagccgccattttattatcctcgcattagcattagcccagcacagaaacgcagagagactaacttatggcaacaaccaaataaaacatgggagcggtggagatgaggaggtgacggcgttctggcgatttactcggaaggcttcagtagaagctgctgggagtctcagcagcttctactgaagccagtcccgaactccggggactttggggcggcagtatacgccgtgaagtggtttgtggcctgccagtaaacccaaagcagaagaagaagaactgacgtcagcggcttcatttgcctaatccacccccagggacttattccggtgtgaacgcgatctgtacttagttcatgagaactaaagagttctcatgaacctttgtgggaaaagtactgcggtgtgaatgcgcccaatgagggcacgagataagtttgtgcacagatggaaggctgacaggcaggtaggccatccagttactttagccgggccggctcagatgattggtcgtgctttttactagggatgcacgatcattatcggcccgatattaggaattatgacatcatcccgataaacccgataacagtattaatagccccgataatatacaatatattttttgggtaaaaaaaaagaaaaaatactgcggtgtgggtggattgggatgaggggcgcttgtttttcactcggctcctcccgttttgccagtactgtggtattagtggtttaggaagaggggagttcttcacaaatccagcgctccctaatacttcgaacctgatcagtcacctgaaacatcgccatcgctacgatggtgttaaaagcgtacgaagacaataatacaatacaaagtgtgtgtgtgtgtgtgtgcgcgttggagccgtgtgcaactcaaggcatatgctcgaaccggagctgcctggaagctgcaatcatgttcatgtatccgtgctgacttttcgtacaatgtcccactgtctgcttcctgcataaagtcaagtgctcggcgcagttgtggcgaaatgtcgctcctctgttttcatttaaacagctccttatatccgttagcgcagctagctagcaccagatgctaacaacaacaatacacgtaaggtctctctctcggtgAGCgttgaagtgtggtctgccacaagcgggcggcaggagcggggctgtcagcatcagcttgtagatggtattttaaactcgatgcgctctgaaactacggggcggccaaggaaaaaaaaatacatgcgttaaaataattagtggcgcaattttttttttattatcggtcttgagaagcaggaagttatcggtatcggtttcaaaaaaccaatatcgtgcatccctactttttacagtactacggcttccacagatgacatttttttatggattttttgtcaaaccatttaagatattcattgctatcgggatgttaagagcattccatggaatataacaacaagtgtatctcgagccggtttctcaaacggaCCTACCGCAcctttaaacaaaccatcatgctcttactttgaaaaccatgcggaaatgtcgtcatcagcaggccatcacgtggtttccgaaaataaccgagtaacacgagtagattttagccgagaccggcggacaGTTTGTCACCAAactccgtgtgtgtaaaaagacgattcacaagcagagatttgagatccacaagcgcatttttggtcaaCACATACAAAATAGATTTACAAATCcatgatcgaaagttgtaaatgttaaagagatattcaaagttgtttttttttgtacaaatattttgcgtatttgcagatccgttttacatttgcgagtttgcaaatcttttaaatgcattgtggatggtgttttacatttacaaattacATATAATCACaaatcacacaaataattatgaaacATATCTAAGCCCATAGCCAGGCTTCGTGTTTAATATATAGTTCCAATGAGTCAAACGATTTGCAGCCAATACTTAATGTTTCTGTTACGTTCTATGTTCCTGCATTATACACTGGTAGATAACTGGTAATAACAAGGTAACCTGGAATAACCAGCTGCAACATTTATGTTTTTTCATAAATGGCATCACTTGTACACGCATTTTAGAGGACGGAAAAGGGTTTTTTGTTAGACATGTTTAAGACAAAAATTCTAAGGTTAAGGAGATCAGCAGGGAGGAAGTGAGACTTGATCAGACCCTTATTGAAACAGGGCCTTGTTCTGATGTGAATTTAATACAAAATCTTAATAAACTATTTCGCATTTTCCTCGAGGACCTTTGTGTGGAGAACCCCTGACGTTGATGAGATAGAAAGCCGTGTGTTATGATCAGAGGTgaaagaagtactcggatcttgttcttaagtagaagtagaagtacaagaGTGTATGAATACTCTGTTACGAGTAAaggtactgcattcaaaatgttactcaagtaaaagtaaaaaagtattagcatcatatGTTTCTATACTCATTCtgctgattggtccatttcagaataatatatatgatatgttgtgattttggtgtcgattatatttcacatcattaatccaaatctgtaaagtaactaaatgtattaaataaatgCAGTGTGGGTAAAAATACACGTTTTACCTCTGAATtaagtggggtagaagtacaaagtagcaagaACTCGTAGCTCAACATTTTACTTAAATACAGTACATGTACACACCAATGGTTATAGTACTAGTGGTTTACCTTAGTCTTCTTGTAGTCGCAGATGAATTCCACATCATAGACATTGGTGCTGCCTCGGTTCACCCCTAGCTGTTTGCAGAAGAGCTTCTCCTCCGCGGCACAGAGCCTGCAGGTCCTCCCAGGACATCTTGCAGGACACACTGcaacctgacacacacacgcactttaACTCAgtgttaaagggcccatgtcatgctttttcggtttattacccgtccctaccttgtgtgttatgaaggtttttctgcatgtaaacggtctgcagagtcaaaaccctcaaagtacaccctgtagcgagtacaactctaacacagaaagacCATCCCCAAACCGCCTCGTTGGAGCTACGTCATTGTCCATCGTTTACCTTCCTGCGTATTGTGACGTAAGAATGGCCAGTAGCCGCGCCCAGAGCTATGACGCGATACGGTCATGCGTCTACCTGaaaccaaatggaccaatccgtggaggccattacgttaagcccccgctgattggtccaaattgaccaatccacggacttcctcacacacacactggccgtttctcaatcgcgagtacaCATGCAACtattcaagtatactacgtcagagTGGCTgcagaatgctgggcatttaacatgcatttaaacagtccttcggagcaactcgatgacgtagtatacttgaaatagttgctcgGCAGCAGTGTACTCGCGGTTGAGAGAAACGGCCActtcagtgcaggcagctctgctgatttctccttccgtggctgcaggctgataacagacagtcgGGATCTCGGCGAAATtccctctgcagacccattctctccagctttaatcggattatcttgtatgtgcagctaggataagtaataaggggtACTTTTaaccttgagttctgtgccaatgtccgttagcattttcgctcatgtgtcatttagatgccttcttatgagacttgtgttttgttttgttaaacatggtttgtatgtcagttagctgagattatttccgttaatctggtataacacattaataggttcttaaatagtAAGATACCCCTGAGACACCAGTATGCGTGAAAAAAACACCTTTTTACATTCGTTTTTTATgcattgaacaacagaaaaataatcgttagattagtcgactaattgatcaaataatcgcccgattaatcgttttcaaaataatcgtttccccccagcactagtgctcaggatgagtttggctgtgtattgctaaacaaggaaaccacacctccacggagctcagcgcgattcacaacgtcccgaccaatcagagcagtagtgatgggaattccggctcttccggctcccaaacggctcttcagtttaccacatattataccttttataattaaatcaaatgtagccctgttttgactaatgaatgatttatatgtgtacacatatatcacttaaattattcaatacatcctttgtactaaagtattcaaaagtaaaaattacatgtttaatataaatgatttgctgtggccaaatgttttcattgtatttacagacccttgtaactctctgataccacccaatgaatgcactgacttgcttgtagaaccacgctacacaaagcagatagcaacacctataacaaCTTAAGCatagacatttttaaaaaaggggctactgtatggacattttaaaattatatttaaagaaaaggcCCTGACAAAACAGCAGGGCTCTGTTGATTAATAACTATTAACTATAGAAAAAAAGACAACAGCTAACATCAAATCTTTGCTGAGCCTAAggataatcataaataaataacagtgaaaataaatatattgcaatgctcaaaacagcagcatccaaccgtctctaatcataaaaaacataatacaaataaatgtattgcaatgctcaaaacagcagcatccaacaGTCTCTAATCTTTGGATATTACATGtcactgcatgcatgcacggaGCAGCTGTAGCGCGgagatcatcatcatcatcattctgtcttgtattacttaacaaaaagaaaaagaaaagaccgCTCGTTCGCGGGtgcgagccggctcccgtcgttcacttaaaagttcgcgaccgacacatcagagcacactgtgctcacagggagggtggaggctacaacgagccgttaaaggcagagtgaAATtaagtgaatacacgtagtttacagagatgctgtttgagaaaccaatgtgagtttggaaaattgcacaatataatctattctagtagacctcaacaatggaattatgatcagtggaaatggctatgacatgggacctttacggCATGGAAGCTACACCAAACCCACTTAAAGAATCCATTATAACTGGATCTGCTATGCGAGGGATCTGCAAATCAATATTACAAGACTACTAACAGTTCTTCATGCAAACGTTAGTCAACATATCTCAATGAAATCGAACGATCAATTTTACCGCCAAACACAGCCGTAGAGGAGATAATGAGATATTCAAAAGCGAGACAGCAACATTGTTTGGGATTCTGATAGTCGAATACATACCCTTCAGAGCAACATAAAATATGAGTCAAAACACATAAAGTTCCATTTAAACATTACCATGGCGCTGCATGGCGCGTGAAACGTACCTAACAATACAACGGTTCCTCCGCTTATCCGGCCCCTAAACAGAGCGCTACACTAACATAATAAGTCATACTTACTTCAACATAAAATATATTCCTATTGCTGATACAGTCACAATTATTTCAAATTCACAAGCAGAATGTTGTCACAAAAGAGGCTGCCAGTGACGTTACTCCGGACAAATGACTTCCTAGTCACCATAAAGTACCACCCACGCGCCCACAAACTCCATGACAACAAACATAGTGTATATTTAACCTATTTTAAAAGTGTAACGCTCGACTTcactaaataaatacaataaataagCATAACGGAATATCAAATCTTATGAGTTACCtttcagctctgtggcctttaagcgcttgggaataaacccaaagtagagtatgagaagaaaacagcacatctcaggaaagATATAGGTGTTTTACAATGatttgagaagcatttggtttaagcatataaggatataataataTTTCCACTACACTAGAGagtgactaaaggagggactggagaaggg
This Pseudochaenichthys georgianus chromosome 7, fPseGeo1.2, whole genome shotgun sequence DNA region includes the following protein-coding sequences:
- the LOC117449516 gene encoding LOW QUALITY PROTEIN: histone-lysine N-methyltransferase SUV39H1-like (The sequence of the model RefSeq protein was modified relative to this genomic sequence to represent the inferred CDS: inserted 3 bases in 2 codons; deleted 1 base in 1 codon); its protein translation is MSWEDLQALCREEKLFCKQLGVNRGSTNVYDVEFICDYKKTKQEEFYLLKWKGFPESDNSWEPKRNLKCHKLIKQFHLDLDQQLRRHKRXATPPKKLDKDISSFLVQKAKLRQSLKRWEAHLNQTRNHPGRIFVANEVDLEAPPKNFTYINNYKVGQGIVLDEMAVGCECKNCLEEPINGCCPGASLHRMAYNDKGLVRIRPGQPIYECNSXCSCSSECPNRIVQKGIQVDLCIFKTENGRGWGVRTLQHIKKNTFIMEYVGEIITNEEAERRGHVYDCQGSTYLFDLDYVEDVYTVDAAHQGNISHFVNHSCNPNLQVFNVFINNIDERLPRIALFSTRAIRSGEELTFDYRMQIDPVDTESTKMDSSFNLAGLPGSPKKRIRVECRCGSDSCRKYLF